The sequence GCACATTGTTTTGTACAGCCGGGCCATAACACAATACAGGACCATCGCCACATTTAAGGTCTCCCTGCTCTTTTTTGTCGTATCTCGGCGATTGCGTGTCGTGGGTCACATCGGTGCAGATAGCAAGATCGGGCCGGAGTCGACGGGCAATCATTTCGGCTCCGCGCAAACCGATTTCTTCCTGCACTGCATTGACCACATACAGCGTAAACGGCAGCGTTACGCTATTTTCTTTCAGGAGCCGGGCTACCTCAGCGATCATAAACCCGCCCATACGATTGTCCAGAGCGCGACCAACGAAATAGCGCTCGTTTAATTCCATCAGGCCATCAGAGAACGTACACACAGTACCGACGTGGACGCCCATATCCAATACTTCCTGTTTGGTTGCTGCACCGATGTCGATAAACAGATCCGTTACTTTGGGCGCAGTATCTTTGGCGAGGTCTCGGACGTGGATAGCGGGCCAGCCGAACACGCCTTCTACAACACCCTTTTTGGTATGTAGATGAACGCGCATAGAAGGAGCTATAACGGCATCGGAACCGCCATTTCGTCGGACAAACAGGTAGCCATCGTCAGAAATAAAGTTGACGAACCATGAAATCTCATCGGAGTGAGCCTCAATGACCACTTTATAGTCTTTTCCTGGCCCAATGACCCCTACTGCCGTGCCATAGGTATCCACAATATGCTCATCGATGTAAGGCTTGAGATAGTCCAGCCAAATCTGCTGCCCCGACGATTCAAAGCCAGTTGGCGAGGCATTATTAAGATACTGATACAGAAAGTTTTTACTGTGTTCGTTCATTGTGCGCTGAAAATAAGCCATTCATGGTTGGCTAAAGAGCCACCCCGAAATAGTGAATAAATGAAAATCAAATATAGGCTATTGCTTAACGTGC comes from Spirosoma aureum and encodes:
- a CDS encoding M20/M25/M40 family metallo-hydrolase; this translates as MNEHSKNFLYQYLNNASPTGFESSGQQIWLDYLKPYIDEHIVDTYGTAVGVIGPGKDYKVVIEAHSDEISWFVNFISDDGYLFVRRNGGSDAVIAPSMRVHLHTKKGVVEGVFGWPAIHVRDLAKDTAPKVTDLFIDIGAATKQEVLDMGVHVGTVCTFSDGLMELNERYFVGRALDNRMGGFMIAEVARLLKENSVTLPFTLYVVNAVQEEIGLRGAEMIARRLRPDLAICTDVTHDTQSPRYDKKEQGDLKCGDGPVLCYGPAVQNNVLDFMIGVADQQNIAFQRQAVSRSTGTDTDAFAYATEGIASALISLPLKYMHTTVETVHKDDVQNVIKLMYETLLALKGGEDFRYIK